A window from Dioscorea cayenensis subsp. rotundata cultivar TDr96_F1 chromosome 10, TDr96_F1_v2_PseudoChromosome.rev07_lg8_w22 25.fasta, whole genome shotgun sequence encodes these proteins:
- the LOC120270050 gene encoding pyrophosphate-energized vacuolar membrane proton pump-like — MLPYWFSAISMKSVGRDALRIVEEVHRQFNTIPGLMEITTKPDYTTCAKISTNASIKEVIPMGALVMLTPLIVDILFGVETLSSILAGSLVSGVQIVISTSNTGSAWDNAKKYIEADASEHSRTLGPDPHKAAVIGDMFGGPLKDTSGPSLNILIKLMAVESLVFAPFFATHGGLLFKIF, encoded by the exons ATGCTTCCCTATTGGTTCTCTGCCATATCCATGAAGAGTGTCGGTAGGGATGCATTGAGGATAGTGGAGGAGGTCCACAGACAATTCAACACCATTCCCGGTCTCATGGAAATCACTACTAAACCTGACTACACAACCTGCGCCAAGATCTCAACAAATGCCTCCATCAAAGAAGTGATCCCTATGGGTGCTCTCGTCATGCTTACACCTCTCATTGTCGATATCCTCTTCGGAGTTGAAACTCTCTCTAGCATCCTTGCGGGCTCCCTTGTTTCCGGTGTTCAGATTGTTATCTCTACTTCAAACActg GTAGTGCATGGGACAACGCAAAGAAGTACATTGAGGCGGATGCTTCTGAGCACTCGAGGACACTCGGACCAGACCCACATAAAGCAGCAGTGATCGGTGACATGTTCGGAGGCCCTCTAAAGGATACATCGGGTCCGTCGCTCAATATTCTCATCAAACTCATGGCTGTAGAATCACTAGTATTTGCGCCGTTCTTCGCCACTCATGGAGGTCTCCTCTTCAAGATCTTCTAA
- the LOC120270583 gene encoding isopentenyl-diphosphate Delta-isomerase I — protein sequence MSAPSALIHALSCAIARPSAPSFFAPIYHHHSILSFPLRSTTTTTPPPLRSRFLASMASKDVAAAVSVVVDDSGMDAVQRRLMFEDECILVDEQDRVVGHESKYNCHLMEKIEAENLLHRAFSVFLFNSKYELLLQQRSETKVTFPLVWTNTCCSHPLYRESELIDENYLGVRNAAQRKLLDELGIPAEDLPVDQFIPLGRMLYKAPSDGKWGEHELDYLLFIVRDVNVHPNPDEVADIKYVNRDQLKELLRKADAGEDGIKLSPWFRLVVDNFLPKWWDHVEKGTLEEAADMKTIHKLT from the exons ATGTCGGCGCCATCTGCTCTTATTCACGCGCTCTCGTGCGCCATCGCTCGACCATCCGCACCTTCCTTTTTTGCGCCTATTTATCATCACCACTCAATCCTCTCCTTTCCCCTCagatccaccaccaccaccacccctCCTCCTCTTCGCTCTCGCTTCCTTGCTTCCATGGCCTCCAAAGATGTCGCTGCTGCTGTttctgttgttgttgatgattctGGGATGGATGCTGTGCAGCGGCGTCTTATGTTCGAGGATGA gTGTATTCTGGTGGATGAGCAAGATCGTGTTGTTGGACATGAATCCAAGTATAACT GCCATCTGATGGAGAAAATTGAAGCAGAAAATCTGCTTCATAGAGCTTTCAGTGTTTTCCTCTTCAACTCAAAGTATGAGTTACTCCTTCAG CAAAGATCTGAGACAAAGGTGACATTTCCTTTAGTGTGGACCAATACTTGCTGCAGTCACCCTCTTTATCGCGAATCTGAGCTCATTGACGAAAATTACCTTG GAGTAAGGAACGCTGCACAAAGAAAACTACTGGATGAACTGGGCATACCCGCTGAGGATTTACCTGTCGACCAGTTCATTCCTCTCGGGCGCATGCTATACAAGGCTCCATCTGATGGCAAATGGGGCGAACACGAGC TTGATTATCTGCTTTTCATCGTACGTGATGTTAATGTGCATCCAAATCCCGACGAGGTTGCTGACATAAAATATGTTAATCGGGATCAGCTGAAGGAACTGCTGCGAAAAGCTGACGCTGGGGAGGATGGTATAAAGCTGTCACCGTGGTTTAGGCTTGTTGTGGACAACTTCCTGCCAAAATGGTGGGATCATGTTGAGAAAGGTACTCTTGAGGAAGCTGCAGACATGAAGACCATTCACAAATTGACCTGA